In one Nitrospirota bacterium genomic region, the following are encoded:
- a CDS encoding DEAD/DEAH box helicase: MDQELVAVILPNGTIQLEWVDPRDKISKSTRILQKEIFKRFQEDTSSCILFLGFCDQTVHLSPSLGFLRDFSHLFAQKLSHTPDLELIRDKVVVPLEKNDIMKTLSRAPFMTGGEYLDEVLLKALWKGLNSGFQQEIRKHKGTVEGFIKNYSPDIHLVGRVYFHLVENRRSEDFPFAFLATYSTGLNKKGESRHLPLRYALEEYDHDSRKLLDLLATVHLAARESSLIAGLLDSGEIFHPLSWTSKEAYQFLREVAFYENCGILCRIPNWWKGTGTPLRVNITVGKAPPSHLGMDSVLNFNAQLLLGDSVISEEEVRRILAESEGLAYIKGKWVEVDHRKLRQALKAFEQARQAESMGLTFRDVMSVQMGARALFDDPSKNSLVEVSNGEWLASVIEKLRQPRMIRSIRPGREFRGVLREYQQKGLNWLHFLHSLRFGACLADDMGLGKTIQVLAFLTLLKKKKAGCSLLIVPASLLSNWQNEIKRFAPSLKFFIAHPGVNPESRKILKEDTFSNKYDLVITTYALIQKYDSLKSSDWYYVILDEAQAIKNPGTKQSRAVKQLKSFNRIILTGTPIENRLSDLWSLYDFINPGLLGNIREFAEYTKGLSDHPDKYGRLKDVISPYLLRRLKTDKSIISDLPDKIEMKTYADLSRKQVLLYKRLVDDIGRALEESDGIQRKGIILSSLMKFKQICNHPGQYLDNKDYNEQDSGKFQRLRDICETIFEKREKVLIFTQFKEITNALHDFLKTIFNREGLILHGGIPVSRRKKIIERFQSNEYVPFFILSVKAGGVGLNLTEANHVIHFDRWWNPAVENQATDRVFRIEQTKKVIVHKFITKGTVEEKIDMMLEEKSAMSENVLRSSSENWITEMDNEKILDLFKLSL; this comes from the coding sequence ATGGATCAGGAACTCGTTGCTGTTATCCTGCCAAATGGCACAATCCAGCTGGAATGGGTTGACCCACGGGATAAAATCAGTAAAAGCACTCGCATATTACAGAAGGAAATCTTTAAACGGTTTCAGGAAGATACTTCCTCCTGCATACTCTTTCTGGGGTTTTGCGACCAGACAGTGCACCTCTCTCCTTCTCTCGGGTTTCTGAGAGACTTTTCTCATCTTTTTGCTCAAAAGTTAAGCCACACCCCTGACCTTGAACTCATACGGGACAAGGTCGTAGTTCCCCTTGAAAAGAATGACATAATGAAAACCCTGAGCAGAGCCCCGTTCATGACCGGCGGGGAATACCTTGATGAGGTCCTTCTCAAGGCATTATGGAAAGGATTAAACTCCGGATTTCAGCAGGAAATAAGAAAACATAAGGGGACAGTCGAAGGTTTCATCAAGAATTACAGTCCGGATATCCATCTTGTCGGTCGGGTCTATTTCCATCTTGTGGAAAACAGGAGGAGTGAGGACTTTCCCTTTGCCTTTCTTGCAACATACTCAACGGGCCTTAATAAAAAGGGTGAATCCAGGCACCTCCCGCTCAGATACGCATTGGAAGAGTATGACCATGACAGCCGCAAACTCCTGGACCTTCTGGCCACTGTTCATTTAGCCGCCAGGGAGAGCAGTCTCATTGCCGGGCTTCTGGATTCCGGAGAGATTTTTCATCCCCTGTCATGGACGTCAAAAGAGGCGTATCAATTCCTCAGGGAGGTTGCCTTTTATGAGAACTGCGGGATTTTATGCCGGATTCCAAACTGGTGGAAAGGGACCGGGACCCCTCTCAGGGTCAATATAACGGTTGGAAAGGCACCTCCATCCCATCTCGGCATGGATTCTGTCTTAAATTTTAACGCACAACTGCTTCTCGGGGATTCGGTTATAAGCGAGGAGGAAGTGCGCAGGATTCTCGCTGAATCCGAGGGGTTGGCCTATATCAAGGGTAAATGGGTAGAGGTGGATCACCGGAAACTCAGGCAGGCACTCAAGGCCTTTGAGCAGGCCAGGCAGGCAGAGTCCATGGGGTTGACGTTCAGGGATGTCATGAGTGTGCAAATGGGGGCCAGGGCCCTCTTCGATGATCCTTCAAAAAACAGCCTTGTAGAGGTTTCAAACGGAGAGTGGCTTGCCTCTGTAATTGAAAAGTTGAGACAGCCCCGGATGATCAGATCCATCCGTCCCGGCAGGGAGTTTAGGGGCGTTCTGCGGGAGTACCAGCAGAAGGGATTGAACTGGCTGCATTTCCTCCATTCTCTGAGGTTCGGGGCCTGTCTGGCCGATGACATGGGTTTGGGCAAGACAATTCAGGTCCTTGCGTTTCTAACGTTATTGAAGAAAAAGAAGGCCGGCTGCAGTCTTCTCATCGTTCCAGCCTCCCTGTTGTCAAACTGGCAGAATGAGATAAAGCGCTTTGCCCCGTCTTTAAAATTCTTTATTGCCCATCCCGGTGTTAATCCGGAGAGCAGGAAGATACTCAAGGAGGATACATTCAGTAATAAGTACGACCTTGTCATTACGACCTATGCCCTTATTCAGAAATACGACTCCCTGAAATCTTCCGATTGGTATTATGTCATTCTGGACGAGGCCCAGGCTATAAAGAATCCCGGTACAAAGCAGAGCAGGGCAGTCAAGCAATTGAAATCCTTTAACCGGATTATTCTTACCGGAACACCCATAGAGAACAGGCTGTCCGACCTCTGGTCCCTGTATGATTTTATTAATCCCGGTCTGTTGGGCAATATACGCGAATTTGCAGAATACACAAAAGGGCTGAGCGACCATCCCGACAAATACGGCCGTTTGAAAGATGTCATCAGCCCCTATCTCCTCAGACGCCTGAAGACCGACAAATCCATTATCTCTGATTTGCCGGACAAGATAGAGATGAAGACCTATGCAGATTTAAGCAGAAAACAGGTCCTTTTATATAAGAGGTTGGTTGACGATATCGGCAGGGCACTGGAGGAATCAGACGGCATACAGCGTAAAGGCATAATACTGTCGTCACTCATGAAGTTTAAACAGATATGCAACCACCCCGGGCAGTATCTTGACAACAAGGACTATAATGAACAGGACAGCGGAAAATTCCAGAGGTTAAGGGATATCTGCGAGACCATATTCGAAAAGAGGGAGAAGGTACTGATCTTTACGCAGTTTAAAGAGATCACCAATGCCCTTCATGATTTTCTTAAAACCATTTTTAACCGGGAGGGATTAATCCTGCACGGCGGTATCCCTGTTTCCCGGAGGAAGAAGATTATCGAACGGTTTCAAAGCAATGAGTATGTTCCTTTCTTTATCCTGTCAGTGAAGGCCGGGGGGGTAGGGCTTAACCTGACGGAGGCCAATCATGTTATCCACTTTGACAGGTGGTGGAACCCGGCAGTTGAGAACCAGGCTACAGACAGGGTTTTTCGTATCGAGCAGACAAAAAAAGTGATTGTCCACAAGTTTATAACAAAGGGGACTGTGGAAGAGAAGATCGACATGATGCTGGAAGAAAAGAGCGCCATGTCCGAAAATGTGCTCCGGAGTTCAAGCGAAAACTGGATTACGGAAATGGATAACGAAAAGATACTGGATTTATTTAAACTCAGCCTTTAA
- a CDS encoding ABC transporter ATP-binding protein, producing MTDNEKEVIRVENVSRTYRSGEVEVRALKSLSLSIKRGEFTAIAGPSGSGKTTLLNIIGGLDTPSSGRVILSGRPINEMSGNELSDFRRDHIGFIFQSYNLIPVLTVKENVEYVMLLQGVSEQERSQRVKAILREVGLEGMDKRLPIQLSGGQQQRVAVARAMVSRPDIILADEPTANLDSATGAALLDMMSNLNEKSGMTFIFSTHDRMIMEKSRRLIMLKDGQIESDQPGSRGG from the coding sequence ATGACAGATAACGAAAAAGAGGTAATCAGGGTGGAAAACGTCTCCAGGACTTACCGAAGCGGCGAGGTTGAGGTAAGGGCGCTGAAATCCTTAAGCCTGAGCATAAAGAGGGGGGAGTTTACTGCAATTGCAGGTCCGTCAGGCTCCGGCAAGACAACCCTTCTGAATATCATCGGCGGACTCGATACCCCTTCATCAGGCCGTGTGATTCTCTCGGGCAGACCGATTAATGAGATGAGCGGAAATGAGCTTTCCGACTTCAGGCGTGACCATATCGGTTTTATTTTTCAGTCCTACAATCTTATCCCGGTGCTGACAGTAAAGGAAAATGTCGAGTACGTTATGCTCCTGCAGGGGGTTTCTGAGCAGGAGAGGAGTCAGCGTGTAAAGGCCATCTTGAGAGAGGTCGGTCTTGAGGGCATGGACAAGCGGCTGCCCATACAGCTCTCCGGCGGACAGCAGCAGCGTGTGGCTGTTGCAAGGGCTATGGTTTCCAGGCCTGATATTATCCTTGCTGACGAGCCGACTGCCAACCTTGATTCAGCAACCGGCGCTGCCCTGCTTGACATGATGAGTAATTTGAATGAAAAGAGCGGTATGACCTTTATCTTCTCCACCCATGACCGCATGATCATGGAGAAGTCGAGAAGACTCATTATGCTGAAGGACGGACAAATCGAGAGCGATCAGCCAGGAAGCCGGGGAGGGTAA
- a CDS encoding FtsX-like permease family protein — MILLKLAWRNIFRNTRRTILSGIAIGIGLAVMIFGDAFMTGINESMIRTSTDTFAGQGQIHARGFRDTLEVEKTVNNLQWVEDGLKKEERIQAFSLRTESFAMLASAANVASIMLYGIDPAQERDISKIDEAITEGRYLGGSNTQQILIGSKTAEVLEVGVGDRVVVTVAQAGTGDLSQEMLRVSGIFRFGIQELDSAVAFIGLKKSQEILGLGQGVHEIALRFHNLEDAGNRSLGFWNKYSRYGNEAIGWKDIMPQMEAVLEMSTLSKVITATIIFGIVGLTIMNTLFMSLYERMFEFGVLRAIGTRPLRMALMILLEGGCLAIISIIIGSATGFFFSWLFSVYGIDYRGIEFAGTTINELIYPVMNVRQYLLNPLYVFFFTLVAALYPAYYAARLTPAKAMKRSF; from the coding sequence GTGATCCTTTTAAAGCTTGCATGGCGGAATATTTTCCGTAATACAAGAAGGACGATCCTTTCCGGTATTGCCATCGGCATTGGACTGGCGGTGATGATTTTTGGGGATGCCTTTATGACGGGCATAAATGAAAGCATGATCAGGACCTCCACTGACACGTTTGCCGGCCAGGGACAGATACATGCCCGGGGGTTCAGAGATACGCTTGAGGTTGAAAAGACCGTTAATAACCTTCAGTGGGTTGAAGATGGCCTGAAGAAGGAGGAGAGGATTCAGGCTTTCTCCCTGCGTACAGAATCGTTTGCCATGCTTGCGTCAGCGGCGAATGTCGCATCCATTATGCTCTATGGCATTGATCCGGCACAGGAGCGTGATATATCCAAAATAGATGAGGCCATAACAGAGGGGAGATACCTTGGGGGCAGTAATACGCAGCAGATACTCATCGGCTCAAAGACTGCCGAGGTGCTTGAGGTGGGAGTCGGCGACCGTGTGGTTGTTACAGTGGCCCAGGCAGGGACGGGTGATTTATCGCAGGAGATGCTGAGGGTGAGCGGTATATTTCGCTTCGGCATTCAGGAGCTGGACAGTGCAGTGGCCTTTATAGGGTTGAAGAAATCGCAGGAAATACTCGGTCTGGGACAGGGCGTACATGAGATAGCATTGCGTTTTCATAATCTCGAGGATGCCGGAAACCGCTCTCTTGGTTTCTGGAATAAATATTCCCGGTACGGCAACGAGGCCATCGGCTGGAAAGACATTATGCCCCAGATGGAGGCCGTCCTGGAGATGTCCACCCTTTCAAAGGTAATAACCGCCACCATAATCTTCGGCATAGTCGGACTTACCATAATGAACACACTCTTTATGTCCCTTTATGAGAGGATGTTTGAGTTTGGGGTGCTGCGCGCCATAGGCACAAGACCCCTCAGAATGGCACTTATGATCCTTCTGGAAGGGGGCTGTCTTGCAATAATCAGCATTATTATCGGCAGTGCAACCGGATTTTTCTTCAGCTGGCTCTTCTCTGTTTACGGGATAGATTACAGGGGTATAGAGTTTGCCGGTACAACCATAAACGAGCTTATTTATCCTGTAATGAATGTCCGGCAGTATTTACTGAATCCGCTATATGTGTTCTTTTTTACGCTTGTTGCCGCTCTTTACCCGGCATACTATGCTGCCAGGCTCACACCGGCAAAGGCAATGAAAAGGAGTTTCTGA